From one Eucalyptus grandis isolate ANBG69807.140 chromosome 9, ASM1654582v1, whole genome shotgun sequence genomic stretch:
- the LOC104420678 gene encoding LOW QUALITY PROTEIN: zinc-finger homeodomain protein 9 (The sequence of the model RefSeq protein was modified relative to this genomic sequence to represent the inferred CDS: inserted 1 base in 1 codon): protein MDMDMTPTNTSTNTASTKSPEPETETPTRIQPPPKPLSFTNGVLKRHSPHHLCAPAATAAPVTYKECLKNHAASLGGHSLDGCGEFMPSPAANPADPTSLKCAACGCHRNFHRREPDDPAPTASAVIEYQPHHRHHPPPPXPAPHHLHHHRHHPPRSPSSASPPPISSSYYPSAPHMLLALSTGIAATPENTAAPQGPPPSSAAAVVSPNSHHPGSRKRFRTKFSQHQKERMHEFAERVGWKMQKRDEELVQEFCAEVGVDRTVFKVWMHNNKNTFGKRDANGGGNGNSNSNVNSLSLCNNTTVAGTNHNHNGLSNDNNSSQQRGMSSNNDDDENDNVVIGGFSSENHPTSSGHFNHHDSGAHVGTNGSSSSS, encoded by the exons ATGGACATGGACATGACCCCGACCAACACATCCACCAACACCGCCAGCACCAAGTCCCCGGAGCCGGAGACCGAGACCCCGACCCGGATCCAGCCCCCGCCCAAGCCCCTCTCCTTCACCAACGGCGTCCTCAAGCGCCACTCCCCGCACCACCTCTGCGCCCCCGCCGCCACGGCCGCCCCCGTCACCTACAAGGAATGCCTCAAGAACCACGCCGCCAGCCTGGGCGGCCACTCCCTCGACGGCTGCGGCGAGTTCATGCCCTCCCCGGCCGCCAACCCCGCCGACCCCACCTCCCTCAAGTGCGCGGCCTGCGGCTGCCACCGCAACTTCCACCGCCGCGAGCCCGACGACCCCGCCCCCACCGCCTCCGCCGTCATCGAGTACCAgccccaccaccgccaccacccgCCCCCAC CCCCAGCCccgcaccacctccaccaccaccgccaccacccgCCGCGCAGCCCCAGCTCCGCGTCCCCGCCGCCGATCTCATCCTCCTACTACCCGTCCGCGCCGCACATGCTGCTCGCGCTCTCCACCGGCATCGCCGCCACGCCCGAGAACACCGCGGCGCCCCAGGGACCCCCGCCGTCCTCCGCGGCCGCGGTGGTGAGCCCGAACAGCCACCACCCGGGCTCGCGGAAGCGCTTCCGGACGAAATTCAGCCAGCACCAGAAGGAGAGGATGCATGAATTCGCCGAGCGAGTCGGGTGGAAGATGCAGAAGCGGGACGAGGAGCTGGTTCAGGAGTTCTGCGCCGAGGTCGGCGTCGATCGGACCGTGTTCAAGGTATGGATGCACAACAACAAGAACACCTTCGGCAAGAGGGACGCCAATGGCGGCGGCAACGGCAACAGCAACAGCAACGTCAACAGCCTCAGCCTTTGTAACAACACCACCGTCGCCGGCACCAATCATAATCACAACGGTTTGAGCAACGACAACAACAGCAGCCAGCAGCGCGGCATGAGCAGCAACAACGACGACGACGAAAACGACAACGTCGTAATCGGCGGATTCAGCAGCGAGAACCACCCGACGTCGTCGGGTCATTTTAACCACCACGACAGCGGAGCTCATGTGGGCACTAATGGGTCATCGTCTTCTTCATGA
- the LOC104419362 gene encoding structural maintenance of chromosomes protein 4 codes for MGMENGDGAAAREPGSAGRKPSRGSGSPRLFIKEMVMRNFKSYAGEQRVGPFHKSFSAVVGPNGSGKSNVIDAMLFVFGKRAKQMRLNKVSELIHNSTNHQNLDSAGVSVHFQEIVDSDDGGYEVLPGSDFEISRVAFRDNSSKYYINNRSSNFTEVTKLLRGKGVDLDNNRFLILQGEVEQISLMKPKAQGPHDEGFLEYLEDIIGTDKYIEKIDESSKELESLNEKRSGVVQMVKLAEKERDSLEDVKNEAESYMLRELSLMKWQEKATKLAHEDSNAQMIEMQANVSSLEENLNAQREKIGESNKTLKELEAVHQKYLNRQEELDNILRVCKDEFKEFENQDVKYREDLKHKKQKVKKVEDKLEKDMKKIEGLKKTCEDSAKTIPELEDNIPRLEKLLSDEAAVLEKVKVDSEVESEKFRSELAKVRAELKPWEDQLIEHQGKLDVACSDRKILDDKHEAARSAFEGAQKQMDDIKGKIERSTENIVNIKEDIQKKRMELSEARRLEQECIREEETLIPLEQAAREKVAQLKSVMDSEKSEGSVLKAILHAKRSNQIEGIYGRMGDLGAIDAKYDIAISTACPGLDYIVVETTSAAQACVQLLRKEKLGVATFMILEKQVGLLHKLKEKVSTPEGVPRLFDLIKVQDERMKLAFYAAIGNTIVAENLDQATRIAYSGNREFRRVVTLDGALFEKSGTMSGGGSKPRGGKMGTCIRSISVSAEDVRNAENELSTLSDKLSNLRQQKADAVRRHQSSEKAFANLEKELAKCQTEINGLHNQLSDLEKQLGSLKAASKPGKDELDRLEELKKIIHDEEKEIGRIMSGSKKLKEMASELQKRIDAEGEKMKAQNSRVSKIQSDIDQHKTEINRHKNQIESGQEKMKELTKGLEEAKKEKERLVEEKEKLRSAFREIEQKAFKVQENYKHTQQLIDQHREVLEKAKSEYEKVKRSVDELRASEVDSAYNLQDMKKTYKELELKAKSYQKRLDDLQVALSKHMEQIHKDSVDPAKLQATLTDKALTDTCDLRRALEMVALLEAQLKEMSPNLDSISEYRNKVALYIERVDDLNHISQQRDDIKKQYDEWRKKRLDEFMAGFNTISLKLKEMYQMITLGGDAELELVDSLDPFSEGVVFSVRPPKKSWKNIANLSGGEKTLSSLALVFALHHYKPTPLYVMDEIDAALDFKNVSIVGHYVKDRTKDAQFIIISLRNNMFELADRLVGIYKTDNCTKSITINPGSFVVCEDDDA; via the exons ATGGGGATGGAAAACGGGGACGGCGCGGCGGCCCGCGAGCCGGGGTCGGCGGGCCGGAAGCCGTCGAGGGGGAGCGGCTCGCCGAGGCTGTTTATCAAGGAGATGGTGATGAGGAACTTCAAGTCCTACGCCGGCGAGCAGCGCGTCGGCCCCTTTCACAAG AGCTTTTCGGCCGTGGTCGGACCGAACGGGAGCGGGAAGAGCAACGTCATAGATGCCATGCTTTTTGTGTTCGGGAAGAGAGCAAAGCAG ATGAGGCTCAACAAGGTTTCGGAGCTTATCCACAACTCAACGAATCACCAGAATCTTGACAGTGCCGGCGTTTCCGTTCACTTTCAGGAAATTGTGGATTCG GACGATGGTGGATATGAAGTTCTTCCAGGAAGTGATTTCGAAATAAGCCGGGTTGCATTTCGAGACAACTCCTCCAAGTATTACATTAATAACCGCTCGAGCAACTTCACCGAGGTCACTAAATTGTTGAGAGGGAAAGGAGTGGACTTGGACAACAACCGTTTCTTGATTCTTCAG GGTGAAGTCGAGCAGATTTCCTTAATGAAGCCGAAGGCCCAGGGACCCCATGATGAAGGTTTCCTCGAGTATCTCGAAGACATTATTGGAACCGACAAATACATTGAGAAGATAGATGAATCATCCAAAGA GCTGGAGTCCCTGAACGAGAAGAGATCTGGGGTAGTGCAAATGGTGAAGCTGgctgagaaagaaagagatagCCTGGAG GACGTGAAGAACGAAGCAGAATCTTACATGTTGAGGGAATTGTCTCTGATGAAATGGCAAGAGAAAGCCACAAAATTGGCTCATGAAGATAGCAATGCCCAAATGATTGAAATGCAAGCAAACGTCTCCAGCCTAGAAGAAAATTTGAATGCACAAAG GGAGAAAATTGGAGAAAGTAACAAGACACTGAAGGAGCTCGAGGCTGTGCACCAGAAGTATTTGAACAGACAAGAG GAGTTGGATAATATTCTACGAGTCTGTAAGGATGAGTTCAaggagtttgaaaatcaagatgtcaaaTATCGGGAAGATTTGAAGCACAAGAAGCAAAAGGTCAAGAAAGTTGAGGAcaaacttgaaaag gatatgaagaaaattgaaggaTTAAAAAAGACGTGTGAGGATTCAGCAAAGACAATTCCAGAACTCGAGGACAATATTCCAAGACTGGAAAAGCTGTTATCTGATGAAGCAGCAGTTCTGGAAAAAGTAAAAGTGGACTCCGAAG TGGAATCTGAGAAATTTCGTTCTGAGCTAGCAAAAGTTCGCGCTGAATTAAAACCCTGGGAAGACCAACTGATCGAACATCAGGGAAAACTTGATGTCGCATGTTCTGATCGCAAGATTCTTGATGACAAG CATGAAGCTGCTCGTTCTGCTTTTGAGGGTGCTCAAAAGCAGATGGATGACATCAAGGGAAAGATCGAAAGAAGTACTGAAAACATTGTTAATATAAAAGAAGATATCCAGAAGAAAAGGATGGAACTCTCAGAAGCTCGAAGATTGGAGCAA GAATGCATtagagaagaagaaacactGATCCCTCTTGAGCAAGCTGCTAGAGAAAAGGTTGCTCAACTTAAGTCTGTTATGGATTCTGAGAAGAGTGAAGGATCAGTTTTGAAGGCGATTTTGCATGCCAAGCGGTCGAATCAGATAGAGGGAATATATGGGCGAATGGGTGACTTAGGTGCTATTGACG CAAAGTATGATATTGCTATATCAACGGCTTGTCCGGGACTTGACTATATAGTGGTGGAAACAACAAGTGCAGCACAAGCATGTGTTCAGTTACTACGGAAAGAGAAACTAGGTGTTGCAACTTTCATGATATTG GAGAAACAAGTTGGTCTTCTTCATAAATTGAAGGAGAAGGTAAGCACTCCAGAAGGAGTTCCACGTCTATTTGACCTAATCAAAGTCCAAGATGAGAGAATGAAGCTTGCTTTTTACGCAGCAATTGGGAATACTATTGTAGCAGAGAATCTTGATCAG GCAACACGAATTGCCTACAGTGGAAATAGAGAATTTAGGCGTGTTGTAACACTAGATGgagcactttttgaaaaatctggGACCATGAGTGGAGGGGGAAGTAAACCCCGTGGTGGTAAGATGGGTACATGCATTCGAAGCATCAGCGTATCTGCGGAAGATGTTCGAAATGCAGAGAATGAGCTTTCTACCTTGTCTGATAAATTAAGTAATCTGCGACAACAAAAAGCTGATGCAGTGAGGCGTCACCAGTCCTCTGAAAAAGCATTTGCAAATCTGGAGAAGGAGTTGGCTAAGTGCCAGACGGAG ATAAATGGTTTGCATAACCAGCTTAGCGACCTTGAAAAACAACTTGGTTCTTTGAAGGCAGCATCAAAACCAGGGAAGGACGAGCTTGATAGGCTTGAGGAGctcaagaaaattattcatgaTGAAGAAAAGGAGATTGGTAGGATCATGTCAGGatccaaaaaattgaaggaGATG GCGTCGGAGCTGCAGAAGAGAATAGATGCTGAGGGGGAAAAGATGAAAGCACAGAATTCCAGGGTCTCTAAGATTCAATCT GATATTGATCAGCACAAGACAGAGATCAATCGCCACAAAAACCAGATAGAGTCTGGCCAGGAAAAGATGAAGGAATTAACAAAAGGGCTTGAGGAggcaaaaaaggagaaagagagacttgttgaggagaaggagaaattgCGGTCTGCTTTCCGAGAAATAGAACAGAAAGCATttaaagttcaagaaaattacaaaCACACGCAGCAG CTTATAGATCAGCATAGAGAAGTCTTGGAGAAAGCAAAATCTGAATATGAGAAAGTGAAAAGGTCTGTGGATGAATTGCGGGCATCAGAG GTTGATTCTGCCTATAACCTACAAGACATGAAGAAGACATACAAGGAATTGGAGTTGAAGGCAAAAAGTTACCAGAAAAGACTTGACGACCTGCAAGTTGCACTGTCAAAACATATGGAACA GATTCACAAAGATTCAGTAGATCCTGCAAAGCTTCAAGCTACATTGACTGATAAGGCTCTGACTGACACTTGTGACTTGAGGAGGGCACTTGAGATGGTAGCACTACTAGAAGCACAACTCAAGGAAATGAGTCCTAATCTTGATTCAATCTCAGA ATACAGGAACAAAGTTGCATTATATATTGAACGAGTTGATGATCTCAATCATATCAGTCAACAACGAGATGACATAAAGAAACAGTATGAtgaatggagaaagaagag GCTGGATGAGTTCATGGCAGGATTCAATACAATATCTCTGAAATTAAAAGAGATGTATCAG ATGATCACACTAGGAGGTGATGCAGAACTTGAATTGGTCGACTCTTTGGATCCCTTCTCTGAAGGTGTGGTCTTCAGTGTCAGGCCACCAAAGAAAAGCTGGAAGAATATCGCTAACTTATCTGGCGGGGAAAAG ACTCTCAGCTCATTAGCTCTTGTCTTTGCCCTTCATCACTACAAACCTACTCCGCTTTATGTGATGGACGAAATTGATGCAGCTCTAG ACTTCAAAAATGTTTCTATTGTGGGACACTATGTGAAAGACCGGACAAAGGATGCCCAATTCATTATTATAAG CCTCAGAAACAACATGTTTGAGCTTGCAGATCGACTTGTAGGAATATACAAAACTGACAACTGCACTAAGAGCATTACAATCAATCCTGGGAGTTTTGTGGTGTGTGAAGATGATGATGCCTGA
- the LOC104419363 gene encoding uncharacterized protein LOC104419363: MALYASVWFLIESTLLPYGFQWFYLSFYIHSLFLIACQIFLFLKTLLDGVLSIIFLPLLRIALFLGSHLHGSVKCAVFYCFQSNRVNDYQKDGQGIEHREVLETAHESAQDFRSFSFSFAASAVTCEVEAELIPREYVEVEEEPVRFEDAIEELEVEPCTVFHACQDDLNVDNIESMPTLSSPEVGVNLNERVSSFLMLNLATEEGFVMDECPTLNSVFSSFDLTLLASESVGSAVLAETSEEDTRINQYAPHVPPLSMLGEVGNIDETIEPDPFYRMYIERMGWFDILNYERTCGISAMLQKELGTAGSPLSSIESANFTIPQFSLTKLSKQRLLGSLQGDFELVYVAQACLSWEALNYQYQKVQDLILSPASSLQSASIFHHNLVGEFQKFQVLLQRFLEDERCEGKRYQKYVQARFSLKSLLQVPELTGGTRVGTEEADMDLKEVAKAIEKCIRAFYIFIKTDQENDKTWWKLKNSLWSYSPVEDPRDLQLLADLNQTHRKKTLWLKDLQGKKRCWLKKRTKIGPLEASQRKEILLTLVDLSLVSRVLHMSTISSSQLNWCQTKLDNISFREGRLIRSPTCHLFPVS, from the exons ATGGCTCTGTATGCCTCTGTCTGGTTCCTGATTGAGTCAACTCTCCTCCCATATGGGTTCCAGTGGTTTTACTTGAGCTTCTATAtccactctctctttctcattgcATGccagatttttctctttctcaagaCTCTATTAGATGGTGTCTTGTCTATCATCTTCCTTCCCTTGCTCAGGATAGCTCTGTTTCTAGGGAGTCATCTCCATGGTTCAGTTAAATGCGCTGTCTTCTATTGTTTTCAGTCCAATAGAGTCAATGACTATCAAAAAGACGGTCAAGGGATCGAGCATCGTGAAGTTTTGGAGACCGCCCATGAAAGTGCTCAGGATTTCCGGTCTTTTAGCTTCTCATTTGCAGCATCAGCTGTGACATGCGAGGTAGAAGCGGAGCTTATCCCTAGGGAATATGTGGAAGTCGAAGAAGAGCCAGTTCGCTTCGAAGATGCTATAGAGGAGCTCGAAGTTGAACCTTGTACTGTTTTTCATGCATGTCAAGATGACTTGAATGTGGATAACATTGAGTCCATGCCCACTTTGTCTAGTCCTGAAGTTGGGGTGAACTTGAATGAGCGCGTGTCTTCCTTCTTAATGTTGAACTTGGCAACAGAAGAAGGTTTCGTTATGGACGAGTGCCCGACTCTGAATTCAGTTTTTAGTAGCTTCGATTTGACCCTCTTGGCCTCAGAATCAGTAGGCTCTGCTGTTTTGGCAGAGACATCGGAAGAAGACACCCGTATAAATCAGTATGCACCTCATGTTCCGCCACTGTCAATGCTTGGAGAAGTTGGCAATATCGATGAAACAATAGAGCCCGATCCGTTCTACAGGATGTACATCGAGCGCATGGGATGGTTCGATATCCTCAATTATGAAAGGACCTGCGGAATCA GTGCAATGCTGCAAAAGGAACTGGGGACTGCTGGTTCACCATTGAGCAGCATTGAGTCGGCCAATTTCACCATCCCTCAATTCTCACTAACCAAACTCTCGAAGCAGAGACTCCTGGGAAGCTTACAAGGTGACTTCGAGCTGGTCTATGTGGCTCAAGCATGTTTGTCATGGGAGGCTCTCAATTACCAGTACCAAAAGGTGCAAGACCTTATTCTCTCTCCAGCCTCGTCTCTCCAATCTGCCTCAATCTTTCACCACAATCTGGTGGGTGAATTCCAAAAGTTCCAAGTCCTGTTGCAAAgatttttggaagatgagaGGTGCGAAGGGAAGAGATACCAGAAATATGTCCAAGCAAGGTTTTCTCTCAAGAGTCTCCTCCAAGTCCCTGAATTAACAG GAGGAACTAGGGTGGGAACCGAAGAAGCAGACATGGACCTGAAAGAAGTTGCCAAGGCCATAGAGAAGTGCATAAGGGCCTTCTATATTTTCATCAAGACTgatcaagaaaatgataagacTTGGTGGAAGCTCAAGAACTCCTTGTGGAGCTATTCACCTGTTGAAGACCCTAGAGATCTTCAACTTCTTGCTGATCTAAATCAGACACACCGCAAG AAGACACTATGGTTGAAGGATTTGCAAGGGAAGAAGAGATGTTGGTTGAAGAAGAGAACGAAGATCGGCCCTCTTGAAGCGTctcaaaggaaagaaattttgcTCACGCTCGTTGACTTGAGCCTCGTTTCTAGAGTCCTCCACATGTCCACGATCTCCTCTTCTCAACTCAACTGGTGCCAAACGAAGCTCGACAACATCTCGTTCAGAGAAGGCAGGCTCATTAGGTCACCCACATGTCATTTATTCCCAGTTTCCTGA